The segment GATTGTCACCGAGTACTACGGAAACTACGAACGACGATTCGACCTTCCGGTACACCGGCCAGTAATCGTCGAGCAAGTCAGCTCAGACTCCGGGCCGGATGGCCCGCTGACACTTCGGACCGATTCCGGTATTTGGCAGACCCGGCTGATCATCAACGCGACCGGAACATGGACCCGCCCCTACTGGCCGCACTATCCCGGCCGAAATCTGTTTCGTGGTCGGCAGCTGCATACGCACGACTTCAGGTCGGCAGAAGAGTTCCGCGGTCAAAACGTCGTTGTTGTCGGTGGCGGCACGTCCGCCGTACAGTTCCTGCTGCAGCTGAATGCTGCCGGCGCCAACACGATCTGGTCTACCCGCCGGCCACCCGAGTTCAGGAACCTCGCCGGCGACTCGAACTGGGGCCGGGATATCGAGCGGCGGGTTGCGGAACGCACCGCCGCCGGGCTTCCGCCACTCAGCGTGGTTGCGGCAACCGGTCTTCCACTCACACCTGACTACCGACAGGGTATCGCCGCGGGCATTCTGGTCTCACGCGGGAAGATCTCAGATATCGAGGCGGCCGGCGTCCGGTTCGCCGACGGGACTTTGGTTCGGGCAGACTCAATACTGTGGGCTACCGGGTTCCGGGCCGCGCTCGATCACCTGGCCCCGCTGCGACTACGGGAACCCGGCGGTGGAATCATTACGGACGGCGTTGAGGTCGGCCGCGACCATCGCGTCCTGATGGTCGGTTACGGCGCCTCCGCATCGACAATCGGCGCGACCCGCGCCGGCCGAGCCGCGGCACTGAAAGCCACCAAAGCAATCGAGCAGCTTAGCTCGGCCGGTCCGCGAGCGCCTGCAGCCGATTCTCCGGATCAAGAGCCGCCAACATGGCGGAGGAGATCTCATCCAGCTGCGCAATCTGTTCCGGAGTCAGCAGATCAACGACGTATTTCCTGACAGTTCCGACGTGGCCCGGAGCGGTTTCACGCACCTTATGCCAGCCGGCCTCGGTGAGCGCGGCAATGGTTGCCCGTTTGTCCTCGGCGCACTGCCCTCGAGTCAGATACCCCCGCTGCTCCAGACGTGACACGACATGTGAGAGCCGGGGCAGGGTGGCGTTGGTATGCGAGGCCAGTGC is part of the Saxibacter everestensis genome and harbors:
- a CDS encoding NAD(P)-binding domain-containing protein, giving the protein MLQVVVIGAGQAGLSAGYHLRRRGLKPGRDFIILDSNDGPGGAWRHRWPALTFDAAHGIHDLPGMPLGEPDSATPASEIVTEYYGNYERRFDLPVHRPVIVEQVSSDSGPDGPLTLRTDSGIWQTRLIINATGTWTRPYWPHYPGRNLFRGRQLHTHDFRSAEEFRGQNVVVVGGGTSAVQFLLQLNAAGANTIWSTRRPPEFRNLAGDSNWGRDIERRVAERTAAGLPPLSVVAATGLPLTPDYRQGIAAGILVSRGKISDIEAAGVRFADGTLVRADSILWATGFRAALDHLAPLRLREPGGGIITDGVEVGRDHRVLMVGYGASASTIGATRAGRAAALKATKAIEQLSSAGPRAPAADSPDQEPPTWRRRSHPAAQSVPESADQRRIS